Proteins encoded together in one Porites lutea chromosome 2, jaPorLute2.1, whole genome shotgun sequence window:
- the LOC140926148 gene encoding uncharacterized protein: MANMMISDEEKRWVVVGIAMQTIAPVLRSFVKQGMESHYNIMDGYLSSLRTPCTLSTLTILQLNADSTLKRLKFENVNNNIQTHGKQKQLYNYNVFSPVDLAKLYLPDYLAQFASFDESLDMTGILRLLEVDKPAPIFRSRHPVISIQFAADEVRENVRNKWAHFEASEWSQEFFKECFDKLEKLVRSLQLTDGVEKSTLEQLSDWEKRGCALCMGQAVDKELLSLIEQDVKELIKKYTENEAELADIQVSLESQLNEQAEMQTAVASLQEQQEEHDERFKAIQRWREEQMRETKEILKLLTVFAEKTLKQTSDLEIRVEEVANDLAVVKRSLSESNLEDRVKQLEQNVKEQGAKEGGQAKNLKIRAAHRLHTRKVLASVDELLMDYDGSDTTKDKIKRITITLNEKLATLKALDESILAAIDEGNLEPEIEESEEFRARIHGTLVKLQKCENSRGKQESPQGSQDGPALNSTTGLPLTELNYKEAIEILTDRFGNKQIIISSHMEALLKLQPVNTMSNVKGIRAVVNNLEIQVRGLQALGIDSAQYGALLIPIFMEKLPEELRLIVSREHKDNWELTSVIKAIKNEVEARERCGMNTSVEKKNPH, encoded by the exons ATGGCGAACATGATGATCTCTGACGAGGAGAAGAGATGGGTCGTTGTGGGTATTGCCATGCAAACTATTGCTCCAGTCTTGCGAAGTTTTGTCAAACAAGGAATGGAATCACACTATAACATCATGGACGGATACCTCAGTAGCCTAAGAACACCGTGTACTCTAAGTACATTGACTATTCTTCAACTCAACGCTGACTCCACTCTTAAACGCTTAAAGTTTGAAAATGTGAACAACAACATTCAAACGCatggcaaacaaaaacaactctaCAACTACAATGTCTTTAGTCCAGTAGATCTGGCTAAGCTATACCTTCCAGATTATCTTGCTCAGTTTGCATCCTTTGACGAATCACTGGACATGACCGGCATTCTACGCTTGTTAGAGGTTGATAAGCCTGCACCTATTTTTAGATCCCGACATCCTGTGATTTCTATTCAGTTCGCAGCTGATGAAGTGAGGGAAAATGTCAGAAATAAGTGGGCCCACTTTGAAGCCTCTGAGTGGAGTCAAGAATTCTTCAAGGAATGTTTTGACAAACTGGAGAAATTGGTGAGAAGCCTGCAGCTCACTGATGGTGTGGAGAAATCAACACTTGAACAACTTTCAGACTGGGAGAAAAGAG GTTGCGCATTGTGTATGGGGCAGGCAGTGGATAAAGAACTTCTTTCTTTAATTGAGCAAGACGTCAAAGAGCTCATAAAGAAGTATACAGAGAATGAGGCTGAACTTGCGGACATTCAAGTATCACTTGAATCGCAGTTAAACGAGCAAGCTGAAATGCAAACCGCTGTTGCTTCGCTGCAAGAACAACAAGAGGAACATGATGAGAGGTTTAAGGCAATACAGCGATGGCGAGAAGAGCAGATGAGGGAGACCAAAGAAATACTAAAACTACTCACAGTGTTTGCTGAGAAAACCCTCAAACAAACTTCAGACCTAGAGATCAGAGTTGAGGAGGTGGCAAACGATCTTGCTGTAgtaaaaagaagcctttctgaGTCAAATCTAGAAGACAGAGTAAAACAGCTAGAGCAAAATGTCAAAGAACAGGGTGCAAAAGAAGGAGGACAAG CGAAGAATCTGAAAATACGTGCGGCGCATCGCTTACACACAAGGAAAGTTCTTGCATCAGTCGATGAACTTCTCATGGATTACGATGGGTCTGATACCACTAAAGACAAGATAAAACGGATAACTATTACGCTCAATGAAAAATTAGCGACCTTAAAGGCCTTGGACGAATCGATTTTGGCCGCAATCGACGAAGGAAATTTAGAACCGGAGATAGAGGAATCTGAAGAGTTTCGCGCGCGAATTCATGGCACTCTTGTCAAGTTGCAGAAATGTGAAAATTCTCGTGGCAAACAAGAATCGCCTCAAGGAAGTCAAG ATGGCCCAGCTCTAAATTCTACCACTGGATTACCATTAACTGAACTGAACTATAAGGAGGCTATTGAAATCTTAACCGATAGATTTGGAAACAAGCAGATAATTATTAGCTCTCACATGGAGGCCTTACTCAAATTACAGCCTGTGAATACCATGTCCAACGTTAAGGGAATCCGAGCTGTTGTCAATAATTTGGAAATTCAGGTTAGAGGTTTACAAGCACTGGGAATTGATTCTGCACAGTATGGAGCTCTTTTGATTCCTATATTCATGGAGAAGTTGCCAGAAGAATTGCGATTGATAGTCAGCAGGGAACATAAGGATAACTGGGAGCTAACTTCTGTAATAAAGGCTATCAAAAATGAAGTGGAGGCCCGTGAAAGGTGTGGTATGAATACAtctgtggagaaaaaaaatccccATTAA
- the LOC140928372 gene encoding uncharacterized protein — protein MAASDDQVQKSKPMEWSEEHDVLFLREMLARNVFGTKKGSPARGLAKEAIVDSLNEIHSPKFQLKDKKAVRERWNLLRKKLSKKMSEEEKASGISVEELTEKESLIEELVEREDHPAIQAKAESASKQQLKDNETAEDIRKKAMESLKETKKRNSDEGGASPKCRKSRRAEPLVDFL, from the exons ATGGCGGCATCTGATGATCAAGTGCAAAAATCCAA GCCGATGGAGTGGAGCGAAGAACATGATGTGCTTTTTCTGAGAGAAATGCTAGCAAGAAATGTTTTTGGAACAAAGAAAGGAAGTCCCGCTCGTGGACTGGCTAAGGAAGCGATAGTCGACAGTCTGAATGAAATCCACTCTCCAAAATTCCAACTGAAGGATAAAAAAGCTGTACGAGAGCGGTGGAACCTTCTCCGAAAAAAGTTGAGCAAAAAGATGAGCGAGGAAGAGAAGGCAAGTGGGATTTCTGTGGAAGAGTTAACGGAGAAGGAGTCACTGATCGAGGAGTTAGTAGAGAGAGAAGATCACCCGGCCATACAAGCAAAGGCTGAATCAGCATCGAAACAGCAACTCAAGGACAACGAGACTGCGGAAGATATCAGGAAAAAAGCGATGGAGAGCCTTAAAGAGACCAAGAAACGCAATTCAGACGAAGGTGGAGCTTCTCCAAAATGTCGTAAGTCGAGACGTGCAGAACCACTGGTGGACTTTTTGTGA
- the LOC140926150 gene encoding uncharacterized protein: MESRVVDDTLQGDLDRLWDLDSVGIRDKDTVLEAFENNLSFQDGKYLVHLPLKEQHGLLADNFENCVARLSSQLKRLRKDPEMLKEYDSIVQDQLRSGIIEQVDCAKRPDVGRVHYLPHHGVVRRDALTTKLRVVFDASSRPSSDSPSLNECLYSGPALTPTIFNVLLRFREKRIVLVGDIEKAFLNVGVAEKDRDILRFLWVDSLEEENPGLMLYRFCRVVFGVNASPFLMNATLKYHISQYEADPGLVQNLLNSFYLDDLVTGEKGVEECLSLYQKSKKCLLEGGFNLRKWIPNSPKLLELICEDQVATVGTCAVVEDTDSYAKTTVNHLEKLDMKDEHKVLGLNWNCVTDEFIFKFEALLRLSEDLEPTRRNLLKVTSSFFDPLGVLSPMLVEMKILFQSLC; the protein is encoded by the coding sequence ATGGAGTCAAGGGTTGTTGATGATACGCTGCAAGGGGATTTGGATAGATTGTGGGATCTGGATTCTGTCGGCATTCGAGATAAGGATACTGTTCTTGAAGCCTTTGAAAATAATTTGAGTTTTCAAGATGGCAAGTATTTGGTCCATCTACCTTTGAAGGAGCAACATGGGCTGTTGGCAGATAATTTTGAGAACTGTGTAGCAAGATTGAGTTCGCAGCTTAAACGTCTTAGAAAGGATCCAGAGATGTTGAAAGAATATGACTCTATCGTACAAGATCAGTTGCGGAGTGGTATAATTGAACAAGTAGACTGTGCCAAGCGTCCTGATGTTGGAAGGGTGCATTATTTACCACATCATGGGGTGGTACGCCGGGATGCCCTTACAACCAAACTTCGTGTTGTTTTTGATGCGTCGTCAAGGCCCAGCAGTGATAGTCCAAGTCTTAACGAATGTCTTTACTCAGGACCAGCCTTAACTCCAACGATCTTCAACGTTCTCCTCCGGTTTAGAGAGAAAAGAATTGTACTTGTAGGAGACATTGAAAAGGCCTTTCTCAATGTGGGAGTTGCTGAAAAAGATCGTGATATCCTGCGATTCCTCTGGGTGGACAGTTTAGAAGAAGAGAATCCCGGATTGATGTTATATCGGTTTTGTCGTGTGGTGTTTGGAGTCAATGCTAGCCCTTTTCTTATGAATGCCACTTTGAAGTATCATATCAGTCAATATGAGGCTGATCCTGGTTTGGTTCAGAACTTGTTGAATTCATTTTATCTGGATGATTTGGTGACAGGAGAAAAGGGTGTTGAGGAGTGTCTGTCGCTTTATCAGAAGTCTAAGAAGTGCCTATTGGAAGGTGGGTTTAACTTGCGAAAGTGGATTCCAAATTCACCTAAATTGCTTGAATTGATTTGTGAGGACCAAGTTGCAACTGTAGGAACTTGTGCTGTAGTGGAGGATACAGACTCTTACGCGAAAACTACTGTCAATCATTTGGAGAAGCTTGATATGAAGGATGAACACAAGGTACTTGGTCTTAATTGGAACTGTGTTACTGATGAGttcatttttaaatttgaagCCTTACTGAGACTTTCAGAAGACTTGGAGCCGACCAGGAGAAACTTGTTAAAGGTtacttcaagtttctttgacCCCCTTGGAGTACTCAGTCCAATGCTGGTGGAAATGAAGATTTTGTTTCAGTCTCTTTGCTAG
- the LOC140926151 gene encoding uncharacterized protein, with protein MWNHCPGIDNPADIGSRGEGAAKLKSNVLWWKGPSWLSEPMRNWPSSEEYSETIAEECCVEMKKGQAIEAVGEAVLLTTNGMPNMDTVIPITDFSSCDKLFRITALVLRFVKNFKIKTKLLKEGTVSLGEVTAEELGNAEVKYSSGVLRCKGRIANADVPHETKFPALLLKNHYPSTLLVRDAHERVHHNRVEAKLAQLRTSFWIVKGRQFVQRTLASCTVCRRYEGRSYRVPPQSDLPELRLSQKPAFTYVGVDYAGPLYIKVSGQSALQKVYVLLFTCRSVRAVHLELATDLSVDVFIRCLRRFAARRGLPELIISDNAKTFKAADKILSKLFSYPRVKKFLASKRIDWRFNVDRAPWWGGFFERLIQNTKGCLRKTLRNAKLNYDELHTILVEVEGTLNYRPLTYVSSDDPEEPLTPSHLMYGRRILSLPEVTGNRQALLDHTVSSEDLPRRRKYLGLLLEHFWRRWSREYVRVKEPASAEIQA; from the exons ATGTGGAACCATTGTCCTGGCATTGACAACCCAGCAGACATAGGATCTCGCGGAGAAGGTGCGGCTAAGTTAAAGAGTAATGTGTTGTGGTGGAAGGGACCATCGTGGCTGTCGGAGCCCATGAGAAACTGGCCCAGTTCTGAGGAATATTCCGAAACAATTGCTGAGGAGTGTTGCGTAGAGATGAAGAAAGGCCAAGCTATCGAAGCAGTTGGTGAAGCAGTATTGTTAACTACAAATGGAATGCCCAATATGGACACTGTTATTCCGATCACAGATTTTAGCTCCTGTGACAAGTTGTTTCGTATTACAGCGTTGGTGTTGCGCtttgtgaaaaattttaaaatcaagacCAAGTTGCTAAAGGAAGGAACTGTTTCCTTGGGAGAGGTTACTGCAGAAGAACTTGGAAATGCAGAAGTGAAGT ACAGTAGTGGAGTCCTAAGATGTAAGGGGAGAATTGCTAATGCTGATGTACCACATGAGACGAAGTTCCCAGCTTTACTACTAAAGAATCATTATCCTTCAACTCTGTTGGTGAGAGATGCTCATGAAAGGGTGCATCACAATAGGGTAGAAGCTAAGCTAGCCCAGCTGAGAACCAGTTTTTGGATTGTCAAGGGACGACAGTTTGTTCAAAGAACACTGGCCAGCTGTACAGTTTGTCGCAGATATGAAGGGAGGAGTTACAGAGTGCCTCCTCAAAGTGACCTACCCGAGTTAAGATTGAGCCAGAAACCTGCCTTTACTTATGTCGGAGTAGATTATGCTGGACCTTTGTACATTAAGGTGTCAGGACAGTCAGCGTTACAGAAGGTTTATGTTCTCCTGTTTACTTGCCGTTCTGTGAGAGCAGTACATTTGGAGCTTGCTACAGACCTGTCAGTTGATGTATTCATTCGTTGCTTGAGGAGATTCGCAGCTAGAAGAGGTTTACCAGAACTGATTATCTCGGACAATGCTAAAACGTTTAAGGCTGCAGATAAAATTTTGAGCAAGTTATTTTCTTACCCAAGAGTCAAGAAATTCCTGGCCAGTAAAAGAATTGACTGGAGATTTAATGTGGACAGAGCGCCCTGGTGGGGTGGCTTTTTTGAGCGATTGATTCAGAACACAAAGGGATGTTTGCGGAAGACACTTAGGAACGCTAAGTTAAACTATGACGAATTGCACACTATTCTCGTCGAGGTTGAGGGAACTCTTAACTATAGACCCTTAACTTACGTATCGTCAGATGATCCTGAAGAACCATTGACACCAAGTCACTTGATGTATGGAAGACGAATATTATCACTGCCGGAGGTAACAGGAAATCGACAAGCCTTACTTGACCATACAGTGTCGTCGGAAGATCTCCCAAGAAGACGGAAGTACTTGGGATTGTTACTGGAACACTTCTGGAGGCGCTGGAGCAGAGAATATGTTAGAGTTAAGGAACCTGCATCGGCAGAAATCCAGGCCTAG